The DNA window CTCAGCCGACCGGGAAAACACCAGGGCCACAGACTGTCCCGGGCCCGCGCCGTGCGCGGCCAACAGGTGCGCCAACCGGTTAGACGCCTCGTCCAGCTCGCGATACGTCACGCATCGGCCTCCGCAGGTCAGCGCCACCGCCTCGGGCGTGCGCGCCACCTGCGCGGCGAACAACGCCGGGATAGACGCCCCCGTCGCGGGCCGAGTCAACACCGCCCGCTTGCCCATCTCATCCAGCCATGCGTGCTCAGGCGCATCGAGAAGATCCACCGACGACAACGGCCGCGTCGGGTCGGCGGTCATCGCCATCACCACCCGCCTCAGCCGCTCGGTCAGCGTCCGAATGCTGTCGGCGTCGAACACGTCGGTGCGGAATTCCACCGACCCGGAAATCCCGGCGGGCTCACCAGTCTCGGTCCAGCGTTCGGCCAGGGAAAATGTCAAATCCATGCGAGCGGTCTGCGTGTCCACCGGCAGCGGCGTGACCTGCAGATCACCCAAGACCGGCTGGGCCGCAGGGTTATTGACTTGCCCGGGAAGGTTCTGCCAAGTGAATATCACCTGGATTAGCGGGTGATGGGTGAGCGATCGAGTGGGGTTGAGCCGCTCGACGAGTACCTCAAAGGGCACGTCCTGGTGCTCGTAAGCGGCCAGTCCACGCTGCCGCACCCGGGCCAGCAGCTCAGCGACGCTGGGATCCCCGGACAGGTCGAGCCGCAACACCAAGGTGTTGACGAAGAAACCCACCAGCTCATCGAGCGCGGAGTCACCGCGGCCGGCGGTCGCGATACCCACTGCCACATCAGAACTGGCGCTGATCTTGGAGAGCAGCACCGCGAGGGCGGCCTGCATCACCATGAAGGTGGTCGCGTTGTGCTCGCGGGCCACTCTTGCGACCCGCTGCTGCAACTCCGCCGGCCAGTCCACGATCACACTGGCGCCGCGGTGATCGGCCACCGGCGGATAAGGCCGGTCGGTGGGCAGCTGCAGCCGCTCGGGCATCCCGGCCAGGGCCTCTTGCCAGTAGCCCACCTGCGCGGCGATGCGGCTGTCACCGTCGTCGAGATCACCTAGCTGTTCACGCTGCCACAGCGTGTAATCGGCATACTGGACCGGCAATGGCGCCCAGTTAGGGGCCTGCCCCGCACACCGGCTGGCATAAGCCAGCCCCAGATCCCGCACCAGCGGGGCGATCGACCAGCCGTCGGCGGCGATATGGTGCACCACAGCGACCAGCACGTACTCGTCCTCGCCGACGCGGAAAACCCCTGCCCGCAAAGGGATCTCGGTGGCCAGGTCGAAACTGTGACTTACCACGGCGCCGATGGCCTCACCCAGCCGGTCCGCCGACCAGCCGATGGCATCAACGACGCGCCAACCGAAGTCGGCGCGCTCAGTCGGCACCACCACCTGCTGAGGTATCCCCTCGGCCGCGGCGAACACGGTGCGCAAGCTCTCGTGGCGGCCCACCACATCGGCGAGCGCCACCCCCAACGCCTCGGCATCAAGGCGCCCGCTCAGCCGCAGCGCCACCGCCATGTTGTAAACCGGCGAAGGGCCTTGAAATTGGTCGATGAACCACAACCGCTGCTGGGCATACGACAACGGCACCACCGCAGGCCGCGGTTGGGCCGTCAATTGCGTCCCCGCCCGTTCCACCGAATGTGTAGTGATCCATTCGGCCAACCCGGCCACGGTGGGCGCGTCGAACAGGTACCGCACCGATACGTCCCTGCCCAACGCCGACTGCAACCGCGCGGTCACCCGGGTGGCGATCAACGAGTCCCCACCGAGGGCGAAAAAGTCGTCATCGAGCCCGACCCGATCCACCCCCAACACCTCGCCGAACACCTCGGCGACGATCTTCTCGGTCTCGGTCTGCGGCGCCCGGAAGGCGTTGGCGGCGAATACCGGTGCCGGCAGCGCCTTTCGGTCGATCTTGCCCGAGGAGGTCAGCGGGAGCTCCTCGAGCACCACGATCTGCGTCGGCACCATGTAATCGGGCAACCGCGCACTCATCCACTGCCGCACCGCGCTGACCTTTGTATTGGTATCGGGGTCATTGGTGTAGGTGGTGCGGTGGTGCGCGCCCGCGGGGGGTAGGTACAGATCGGTCAGCGGTGGGCTGTGCTCGGCGTCCGTACCCGTGGCGTCGATGAAGACCGCATCGAGGGTGCCGGGGTGGGCTCCCCAGGTGACCGCGACGTTGTATCCGGCGGCCTCACCCAGGCGGTAAAGGTCTTCGGGGACAACAGCATCGGCGCCGGCGGCTTGGGTCAGCGCCTTGGCCAAGGGCAGCCCCGCGGCCAGCTCTTGTTCAATCTCGACGTCGGTGATCACTCCCGCGCGGGGAATACCGGTGACGCGCACGGTGGTGGGACGTTGGGTTGTCAGCTCGGTGTGCAGTCCGCTCAACCCTGCGCACCGCGTCCACGGCCAGGCGGGTACGGTGGCCAGTGAACGAACCGCGGCGGGCGTCTTGTGCACGGTGACGTCGTAGCGATACCGGGTCAGCTCGTTGTCGCCCGATCCGCGCTTGACTTCGATACCAACTCCGCCCACCGACGCATGCTCGGCGGCCCAGGTGGTGAAAAACTCCGGGGCCAGCAGCAATTCGGGTTCCCCGAGCATGGCCCGGTACACCCGCTGGCGGATCTCGGCAGCGTCGTCGGCGGCCGTGCGGGCCAGCGCGACTCCGGTTTGGAACGCGCCCTGCAGGCTGTGGTTTCGCACATCGCCGATGAACAATGTCCCGCCGGGCCCCAGCAGCTCCATGGCGTTGTCGATGACCTCGGCGAGGTATCCCGCGTTGGGGAAGTACTGGACGACCGAGTTGAGAATGATGGTGTCGAACGATCCCCGCGGCAGTCCCTCGGTGACGTGGGCGGGCTGGGCCAGGAATTGGACCCGATCCCGCCACGGGATCTGCAGTTGCTCCAGTGAGCGGGCCAGGGTGGCCACCGCCACCGGCGACATGTCGGTGCCGACGTAGCGTTCACAGTGCGGGGCGACCTGTGACAACACCAGCCCCGAACCGACGCCGATCTCCAGCACATGCCGCGGCCGCAGCGCCATGATCCGATCGATTGTGGCCGAACGCCACTCCTTCATCTCTTCCAGCGGGATCGGCTCATCGGTGTAGCTGCTGTTCCAGCCCTGGAAATCCATGCCGAACCCCGACACCTCGACCTCGGCGCCGTACAGGTCGTCATATAGGTGTTGCCACTGTTCGACGATTTCGGTGTCGTGATCAGCGCTGCTGGCGTGCTCGAGGCTGATGTACGCGACCAAGTTGACGCCGGTGGTGCCGCGATGCACGGCGGCGGCGGCCCGAGTGACCTGCGGGCAGGCCAACATGGTGTTTTCGATTTCACCGAGTTCGATGCGCTGGCCACGCAGCTTGATCTGGGTGTCGACGCGGCCCAGGTAGTCCAGGGTGCCCGCGGGGGTCCATCGCACCAGGTCGCCGGTGCGATACATCCGCTCCCCAGCAGCCCCGTACGGGTTGGCCACGAACCGTTCGGCGGTCAGTTCCGCGCGGCCCACATAGCCGTTGGCCAGCGGTCCGCTCAGATACAGCTCGCTCACCACCCCGACCGGGGCCGGGTTCAGCCGCGCATCCAGCACCAGGGCGCACACTCCCGGGATCGGGGCGCCGATGCTGACCGGCTGCCCCGCCGACAGTTGTGCGTCGGTGGCCCAGATGGTGCCCTCGGTGGGGCCGTAGGCGTTGCACATCCGCCGACCCGGCGCCCAGGCGGCCACCACCTCGGCCGGGCAGGCCTCCCCCACGGCGATCAGCGTGGCCAACCTGTCCAGCCTGGCCCGATCCAGCGTCGACAGCACCGTCGGCGTCAACAGGGACGCGGTGACCTGCTGGTCATGCAGCAACGCGGTCAACGCCTCCCCGGCGTACACGTCCGGCGGCGCCACCACCAACGTTGACCCCGACCCCACCGCCCACAACAACTCGACGATCGAGGCATCAAAGGTCGGCGCGGCCACCATCAACACCCGCGCATCCGGACCCAACCCGTAGACCTCGCGTTTCGCCGCGGCCACCCCCAGCAGACCGGTGTGGCTGACCGCCACTCCCTTGGGCACACCGGTGGACCCGGACGTGAAGATGACGTAAGCGGTGTTATCCACGCCCAGGACCGCGTGCCGGTCGGCGTCGGTGATCGCCTCCGCGGAGCATCCGGAAAGGTCCAGCCCGTCGAGGCGCACCACCGGACGCGACCCGGCCCCGGCCACGGTGTCGGTGCCGCAGGTCAACACACATACCGCGCCCACGGTCTCCAACACCGTGGCGATGCGCTCCGCCGGATGTGTCCGATCCACCGGCACATACACGCCGCCGGCCTTGATTACCGCCCACCAGGCGACCACCAGCTCCACGCAGCGATCCGTCGCGACGCCCACCGCGCGCTCGGGACCCACCCCCGTTTCGATCAGCACCCGGGCCAACCGCGTCGACCACGCGTCAAGCTCGCGATACGACACGCTTCGCCCGCCGTCGAGCACCGCCACCGCGTCCGGGAAGACGGCCACCGCCGCCGCCAACAACTCCGACACCAGCCCCACTGGCGCCCCTATCCCAGCACCAGACCACTGCGACAGCACCAGATCGCGCTCACCGTCGTCCAGCAGCGCGACGTCTCCCACCACCACCGACGGATCGGCCACCACGGCCTCGATCACCCGTCCAAACCAGGTGACCAGTCGCTCGATCGTGGCCCGGTCAAACAAATCCGTGGCATAGGTCGCCATGCCGGCGACCATCGGTGCGGCCGGACCCTCGCCCGGCACCTCCCTGAGGTCGAAATCCAGATCGAACTTGGCGGTGCGGGTGGACACCCCCAGCGGCTCGACGCACACTCCGTCGAGCGCGACATCGGGGCGCACATTGTTCTGAAAGACCATGGCCACCTGGAACAGCGGATGATGCGCCGCAGAGCGCACCGGGTTGAGCTGCTCGACCAGTTGCTCGAACGGCACATCCTGATTGCTGTAGGCATCCAGTGCCTTTTTCCGCACCTGCAAAAGCACGTTGCTGAACGGCTGCGCAGAATTCACACCCACCCGCAACACCCACGTGTTGACGAAGAACCCGACCAGTTCATCGAGCGCTGGATCCAGCCGCCCCGCGACCGGCGCGCCAAGCACCATGTCCTCACCGGCCCCGACCCGGTGCAGCACCACCGCCATGACCGCTTGCATCACCATCGAGGCCGTCGCATTGTGCGCCGCCGCCAGCGCCTTGACCCCCGCCCATGTCTGCGGGTCAATGCGCACCTCTACCCCGTCACCGCGGTAGCTGGGCACCGGCGGACGGGGCCGATCAGCCGGCAGCGACACCACCTCGGGCAGATTCGCCAACTCCTGCCGCCAGTAGGCCAACTGCCCCGCAATCACGCTGTCGGGATCGGACTCCGATCCCAGCCAATCCTGTTGCCACAGCGTGTAATCCACATACTGCACCGCCAACGGCGCCCAGTCCGGTGCCCCGCCCTCCCGCCGCGCCAGATACGCCGCTCCCACGTCACGGACCATCGGAGCCGCTGACCATCCATCAAAAGCGATGTGGTGCACCACAATCCCCACCACGTGCTGCTCCGGCGCCACCGCGAAGATCTGCGCACGGATCGGGATCTCGGTCGACAGATCAAACCGGTATCCGGCCAGCGCCACCAGTTCGCCGACCACATCCTGTTCGGGCACCGAGATCACGGCCGCGCCGCCGCGCCGCCACATTCCCGCCTCGGCCGGCAACACCTGCTGCAACGGCACCCCGTCAACGTCGGGAAATACCGTGCGCAGCGATTCGTGGCGAGCGATCACATCATCGAGCGCCGCATCCAGCGCCTGCACATCCAGCGCCCCGCTGATCCGAAACGCGATCGGCATGTTGTAGGTCGCAGCCCCCTCGAACCGGTCCAGGAACCACAACCGGCTCTGCGCATACGACACCGGAACCCTTTCGGGCCGCGGGCCGGCCACCAACGGTTTGCGCCGACGCCCGTCCCCACCGATACGCGGCGCCAGCTGGGCCACCGTGGGCGCTTCGAACAGGGTGCGCACCGCAAGCCCGGCATCCAGGCTGGTGTTGACCGCGGCGATCACCCGCATCGCCAACAGCGAATCCCCACCCAAGTCGAAGAACGAGTCGTCGATCCCGACCCGCTCCACGCCAAGCACCTGGGCGTAGATGCCGGCCAGGATCTCCTCGGTGGGAGTGCCCGGCGCCCGATACCCGCCGGCGGTGTACTCCGGTGCCGGCAGGGCCCGGATGTCCAACTTGCCGCTGACCGTCATCGGCAGCGCCTCTAACGCCATCACCGCGGCCGGGACCATGTAGGCCGGGAGCCGCTCGGTCAGCGCGGCGCGTATTCCGGCCGGATCGGCTGTCCCGGTGACATAGCCCACCAGGCGCTTGTCGCCCGGGCGGTCCTCGCGGGCAACCACCACCGCATGCTCCACCCCGTCCAGCCCGGCCAACACCGCGCGCACTTCACCGAGCTCGATGCGATAGCCGCGGATCTTGACCTGCTCGTCGGCGCGCCCCAGGTAGTGCAACTGCCCATCGGCACCCCACCGCACCAGATCCCCGGTGCGATACATCCGCTCCCCAGACCCCCCGAATGGGCAGGCCACAAACCGCGACCCGGTCAACCCGGCCCGGCCCACATATCCGACGCCCACGCCGCGGCCGGCCACATACAACTCCCCGACCACCCCGACTGGCACCGGGTGCAACCACCCATCCAGCACGAACAACGCCGCCCCCGACACCGGTGACCCGATCGGCACGACGCCCGTCCCGGCCGACAGTGGCGCACTGACCGTCACATCCACCGTGGTCTCGGTCGGGCCGTAGGCGTTGATCACCACCCGTCCCCCGGGCGCCCACCGATCCACCACGCTGGCCGGGCAAGCTTCACCGCCCACGACCAACGCCGCCGACTCCAAACCCTCCGGCGACAACATCGCCACCGCAGACGGGGTCTGGGTGAGAACGTTCACCTGTTCGGCAACCAGCAGCTCGTGCAAGTCGTCCGGAGAGGCTGCCGCCTCCTCGGACACCACCACCATCCGCCCGCCATGCAACAGCGCACCCCAGATCTCCCGGACCGAGGCGTCGAAGGCATAGGAGTGCCATTGCGTCGACACCTTCGCCGGCCCCGGCACGGCCAGGCCGGCATCCAGGGTCCGCATCAGCTGGGTCACGTTGTGGTGGGTGACCGCGACGCCCTTGGGCACACCGGTGGTGCCCGAGGTGTAGATGATGTGCGCGATGTCATCGGGGTCCGGCGCCGGCAACGCCGTGTCCGGGTAGCCGTCGATGCGGGGGTCGTCGACATCGATCACCAGCAGGTGGCACCCGTCCAGGCGCTCGGCCAACACGGTGGTCGTGACGGCGGCTACCGGCGCGGCGTCGGCCACCGTGAACTCGATGCGCGCATCCGGTACCCCTGGGTCGATCGGCAGATACGCCGCCCCCGTCTTGAGCACCGCCGCAATCGCCACGATCGCCTCGGCCGACCGGGAAAACAGCAGCGCCACACACTGTCCTGGGCCCGCGCCCTGCGCGGCCAACAGGTGCGCCAGCCGGTTCGCGGCCTCATCCACCTCGCGATAGGTCATGGCGCGGTCGTCGAAGCTGATCGCCACCGCTTCGGGTGTGCGCGCCACCTGCGCAGCGAACAACGCTGGAATCGACACCGGCGTCGCGGGCTGGTCCAACACCACCCGATTGCCCATCTGATCCAGGCGGGCATGCTCACCGGCATCGAGCAGATCCACCGACGACAACCGCCGTGCGGGGTCGGCCGTCATCGCCGCTAACACCCGCTGCAACCGCTCGATCAGCGCCTCGATGGTTTCGGCGTCGAACACGTCGGTGCGAAACGCCACCGCCCCACCAATCCCGGCAGGCTCACCGGCCTCACCCCAGCGTTCAGCCAACGAGAACGTCAAATCCATGCGGGCGGTCTGAGTGTCTACCGGCATCGGGGCGACCTGCACATCACCCAACGCCACCCCGGCGGCGGAGTCCTGCCAGGGGAAGTTCTGCCAGGCCAACATCACCTGCACCAGCGGGTGATGCGTCAGGGATCGGGTGGGGTTGAGCCGCTCCACCAGCACCTCAAAGGGCACATCCTGATGCTCGTAAGCGGCCAGGCTGCGCTGACGCACCTGGGCCAGCAGCTCGGCGACACTGGGATCTCCGGCCACATCGACCCGCAGCACCAGCGTGTTGACGAAAAAGCCCACCAAATCGTCCAGCGCCGGGTCACCGCGCCCGGCGATCGGGAATCCCACCGCCACATCACGGCTGGCGCTCAGCTTGGCCAGCAGCACCGCCAGGGCGGCCTGAACCACCATGAAGCTGGTCGCGTTGTGCTCACGTGCGACCCGCGCCACCTGCTGTTGCAACTCGGCCGGCCAGTCCACCGCCACACTGGCGCCGCGGTAGTCGGCCACCGGCGGGTAGGGCCGATCGGTCGGCAACTCCAGCCGCTCGGGCATGCCATCCAGCGCCTGTTCCCAGTAGGCCAGCTGCGCGGCGATGGGACTGTCGCTGTCGTCGAACTCACCCAGCCGCGCACGCTGCCACAGCGTGTAATCGACATACTGCACCGGCAGATCCGCCCAGTCCGGGGCGTGCCCCGCGCACCGGCTGACATAGGCCACCCCCAGATCAGCCACCAGCGGGGTGATCGACCAGCCGTCGGCGGCGATATGGTGCACCGCGGCCGCCAACACATGTTCGTCCTCGGTGATGCGGAAAAGTGTTGCCCGCAAAGGGATCTCGTTGGCCAGATCGAAACTGTGACGCACCAGCGGGTCGATGGCCTCACCCAACCGGTCCGCCGGCCAGCCGCTGGCGTCGACTACCTGCCACCCGAACTCGGCCCGCTCAACGGGGATAACTACCTGCTGGGGTATGCCATCGGGCGCGGCAAACAGCGTGCGCAGGCTTTCATGGCGGGCCACCACATCGGCCAGCGCCGCACCGAACGCGTCGGCATCAAGCTTGCCGCTCAGCCGCAAGGCCACCGACATGGTGTAAACCGGTGAGGGCCCGTGCAACTGGTCGATAAACCACAGCCGCTGCTGGGCGAACGACAGCGGCACCACCGCGGGCCGCTGTTGGGTCACTAACGGCTCTTGCCCGCCCGAGCCCTCGCCGATGCGGGGCGCCAACTGGGCCACCGTGGGCGAGTCGAACACGGTGCGGACCGCAAGGCGGGTGTCCAGGGTGGTGTTGATCGCGGTGATCACCCGCATCGCCGACAGCGAATCCCCGCCCAGGTCGAAGAACGAGTCGTCGACCCCGACCCGCTCGAGCCCCAGGACCTGTGCGTAGATGCCGGCCAGGATCTCCTCGGTAGGGGTCGCGGGGGCCCGGTAGTGATCGCCGTCGGTGTACGCCGGTGCCGGGAGGGCGCGGGTGTCCAGTTTGTTGTTGACCGTCAGCGGCAGGGCTTCCAACACCATCACCGCGGCGGGGACCATGTAGGCGGGCAGGCGGTCGGCCAGCGCGGCGCGTATCTCGGCCGGGTCTGCCGTACCGGTGATGTAACCCACCAGACGTTTGTCGCCGGGGCGGTCCTCACGGGCGATCACCACCGCCTGATCCACCCCATCCACCGCGGCCAGGGCGGCTTGGACTTCACCGAGCTCGATGCGATAGCCGCGGATCTTGACCTGCTCGTCGGCGCGCCCCAGATACCGCAGCTGTCCGTCGGCACCCCACCGCACCAGATCGCCCGTGCGATACATCCGCGCGCCCGGCCCGCCGAACGGGCAGGCAACAAACCGTGATGCGGTCAGTCCGGGCCGGCCCACATACCCGACGCCCACGCCGGTACCGGCCACATACAACTCGCCGACCACCCCGGCCAGCGCCGGACGCAACCGCCGATCGAGCACGAACAGCGCCGCGCCCGGCACCGGTGAGCCGATCGGCACCACCGTCGACTCAGGTGTCAGCGGCGCGCTGATCGTGGCATACACCGTCGTCTCGGTCGGGCCGTAGGCATTGATCATCACCCGCCCGGGAGCCCAGCGGTCCACCACCTCGGCCGGACAGGCCTCCGCGGCGACCACCAATGTCGCCGACTCCAACCCCTCGGGCGAGAGCACCCCCACCGCAGAGGGAGTCTGGCTCAACACACTGACCTTTTCAGCGACCAGCAGGGCCTGGAAGTCCTGGGGTGAGCGCGTCACCGCTTCGGGCACCACCACCAGCCGCCCACCAAACAGCAGCGCGCCCCAGATCTCCCATACCGAATAGTCAAAGGCGTACGAGTGGCACTGCGTCCACACCTGTCCCGGCCCCAGTTCCAGGCCGACGTCCAGCAAGTCGAACAGCCGGGTCACGTTGTGGTGGGTGACCGCCACCCCCTTGGGCACACCGGTGGTACCCGAGGTGTAGATGATGTGCGCGAGGTCATCGGGAGCCGGCGCCGGCAACGCGGTGCCGGGTTGGGTATCGATGCGGGTGTCGCGGACATCGACAACGGCCAAGCCGCACCCATCCAGCCGCGAGCGCAGCTCCGCGGTGGTGACCGCGGCAATCGGCGCGGCGTCGGCCACCATGAACTGCATCCGCGCATCCGGCACCATCGGATCGATCGGCAGATACGCCGCCCCGGTCTTGAGCACAGCCACGATCGCGACGATCGCCTCAGCCGACC is part of the Mycobacterium mantenii genome and encodes:
- a CDS encoding non-ribosomal peptide synthetase, which translates into the protein MTADLTRRLSSMDVLDADELARLDEWGKRAVLTRPATGASIPALFAAQVARTPEAVALTCGERCLTYRELDEASNRLAHLLAAHGAGPGQSVALVFSRSAEAIVAIVAVLKTGAAYLPIDPMVPDARMQFMVADAAPIAAVTTAELRSRLDGCGLAVVDVRDTRIDTQPGTALPAPAPDDLAHIIYTSGTTGVPKGVAVTHHNVTRLFDLLDVGLELGPGQVWTQCHSYAFDYSVWEIWGALLFGGRLVVVPEAVTRSPQDFQALLVAEKVSVLSQTPSAVGVLSPEGLESATLVVAAEACPAEVVDRWAPGRVMINAYGPTETTVYATISAPLTPESTVVPIGSPVPGAALFVLDRRLRPALAGVVGELYVAGTGVGVGYVGRPGLTASRFVACPFGGPGARMYRTGDLVRWGADGQLRYLGRADEQVKIRGYRIELGEVQAALAAVDGVDQAVVIAREDRPGDKRLVGYITGTADPAEIRAALADRLPAYMVPAAVMVLEALPLTVNNKLDTRALPAPAYTDGDHYRAPATPTEEILAGIYAQVLGLERVGVDDSFFDLGGDSLSAMRVITAINTTLDTRLAVRTVFDSPTVAQLAPRIGEGSGGQEPLVTQQRPAVVPLSFAQQRLWFIDQLHGPSPVYTMSVALRLSGKLDADAFGAALADVVARHESLRTLFAAPDGIPQQVVIPVERAEFGWQVVDASGWPADRLGEAIDPLVRHSFDLANEIPLRATLFRITEDEHVLAAAVHHIAADGWSITPLVADLGVAYVSRCAGHAPDWADLPVQYVDYTLWQRARLGEFDDSDSPIAAQLAYWEQALDGMPERLELPTDRPYPPVADYRGASVAVDWPAELQQQVARVAREHNATSFMVVQAALAVLLAKLSASRDVAVGFPIAGRGDPALDDLVGFFVNTLVLRVDVAGDPSVAELLAQVRQRSLAAYEHQDVPFEVLVERLNPTRSLTHHPLVQVMLAWQNFPWQDSAAGVALGDVQVAPMPVDTQTARMDLTFSLAERWGEAGEPAGIGGAVAFRTDVFDAETIEALIERLQRVLAAMTADPARRLSSVDLLDAGEHARLDQMGNRVVLDQPATPVSIPALFAAQVARTPEAVAISFDDRAMTYREVDEAANRLAHLLAAQGAGPGQCVALLFSRSAEAIVAIAAVLKTGAAYLPIDPGVPDARIEFTVADAAPVAAVTTTVLAERLDGCHLLVIDVDDPRIDGYPDTALPAPDPDDIAHIIYTSGTTGVPKGVAVTHHNVTQLMRTLDAGLAVPGPAKVSTQWHSYAFDASVREIWGALLHGGRMVVVSEEAAASPDDLHELLVAEQVNVLTQTPSAVAMLSPEGLESAALVVGGEACPASVVDRWAPGGRVVINAYGPTETTVDVTVSAPLSAGTGVVPIGSPVSGAALFVLDGWLHPVPVGVVGELYVAGRGVGVGYVGRAGLTGSRFVACPFGGSGERMYRTGDLVRWGADGQLHYLGRADEQVKIRGYRIELGEVRAVLAGLDGVEHAVVVAREDRPGDKRLVGYVTGTADPAGIRAALTERLPAYMVPAAVMALEALPMTVSGKLDIRALPAPEYTAGGYRAPGTPTEEILAGIYAQVLGVERVGIDDSFFDLGGDSLLAMRVIAAVNTSLDAGLAVRTLFEAPTVAQLAPRIGGDGRRRKPLVAGPRPERVPVSYAQSRLWFLDRFEGAATYNMPIAFRISGALDVQALDAALDDVIARHESLRTVFPDVDGVPLQQVLPAEAGMWRRGGAAVISVPEQDVVGELVALAGYRFDLSTEIPIRAQIFAVAPEQHVVGIVVHHIAFDGWSAAPMVRDVGAAYLARREGGAPDWAPLAVQYVDYTLWQQDWLGSESDPDSVIAGQLAYWRQELANLPEVVSLPADRPRPPVPSYRGDGVEVRIDPQTWAGVKALAAAHNATASMVMQAVMAVVLHRVGAGEDMVLGAPVAGRLDPALDELVGFFVNTWVLRVGVNSAQPFSNVLLQVRKKALDAYSNQDVPFEQLVEQLNPVRSAAHHPLFQVAMVFQNNVRPDVALDGVCVEPLGVSTRTAKFDLDFDLREVPGEGPAAPMVAGMATYATDLFDRATIERLVTWFGRVIEAVVADPSVVVGDVALLDDGERDLVLSQWSGAGIGAPVGLVSELLAAAVAVFPDAVAVLDGGRSVSYRELDAWSTRLARVLIETGVGPERAVGVATDRCVELVVAWWAVIKAGGVYVPVDRTHPAERIATVLETVGAVCVLTCGTDTVAGAGSRPVVRLDGLDLSGCSAEAITDADRHAVLGVDNTAYVIFTSGSTGVPKGVAVSHTGLLGVAAAKREVYGLGPDARVLMVAAPTFDASIVELLWAVGSGSTLVVAPPDVYAGEALTALLHDQQVTASLLTPTVLSTLDRARLDRLATLIAVGEACPAEVVAAWAPGRRMCNAYGPTEGTIWATDAQLSAGQPVSIGAPIPGVCALVLDARLNPAPVGVVSELYLSGPLANGYVGRAELTAERFVANPYGAAGERMYRTGDLVRWTPAGTLDYLGRVDTQIKLRGQRIELGEIENTMLACPQVTRAAAAVHRGTTGVNLVAYISLEHASSADHDTEIVEQWQHLYDDLYGAEVEVSGFGMDFQGWNSSYTDEPIPLEEMKEWRSATIDRIMALRPRHVLEIGVGSGLVLSQVAPHCERYVGTDMSPVAVATLARSLEQLQIPWRDRVQFLAQPAHVTEGLPRGSFDTIILNSVVQYFPNAGYLAEVIDNAMELLGPGGTLFIGDVRNHSLQGAFQTGVALARTAADDAAEIRQRVYRAMLGEPELLLAPEFFTTWAAEHASVGGVGIEVKRGSGDNELTRYRYDVTVHKTPAAVRSLATVPAWPWTRCAGLSGLHTELTTQRPTTVRVTGIPRAGVITDVEIEQELAAGLPLAKALTQAAGADAVVPEDLYRLGEAAGYNVAVTWGAHPGTLDAVFIDATGTDAEHSPPLTDLYLPPAGAHHRTTYTNDPDTNTKVSAVRQWMSARLPDYMVPTQIVVLEELPLTSSGKIDRKALPAPVFAANAFRAPQTETEKIVAEVFGEVLGVDRVGLDDDFFALGGDSLIATRVTARLQSALGRDVSVRYLFDAPTVAGLAEWITTHSVERAGTQLTAQPRPAVVPLSYAQQRLWFIDQFQGPSPVYNMAVALRLSGRLDAEALGVALADVVGRHESLRTVFAAAEGIPQQVVVPTERADFGWRVVDAIGWSADRLGEAIGAVVSHSFDLATEIPLRAGVFRVGEDEYVLVAVVHHIAADGWSIAPLVRDLGLAYASRCAGQAPNWAPLPVQYADYTLWQREQLGDLDDGDSRIAAQVGYWQEALAGMPERLQLPTDRPYPPVADHRGASVIVDWPAELQQRVARVAREHNATTFMVMQAALAVLLSKISASSDVAVGIATAGRGDSALDELVGFFVNTLVLRLDLSGDPSVAELLARVRQRGLAAYEHQDVPFEVLVERLNPTRSLTHHPLIQVIFTWQNLPGQVNNPAAQPVLGDLQVTPLPVDTQTARMDLTFSLAERWTETGEPAGISGSVEFRTDVFDADSIRTLTERLRRVVMAMTADPTRPLSSVDLLDAPEHAWLDEMGKRAVLTRPATGASIPALFAAQVARTPEAVALTCGGRCVTYRELDEASNRLAHLLAAHGAGPGQSVALVFSRSAEAIVAILAVLKTGAAYLPIDPMVPDARMQFMVADAAPIAAVTTAGLADRLEGSDLLVIDVDDPRIAAQPGTALPAPALDDLAHIIYTSGTTGVPKGVAVTHHNVIRLFDLLDVGLELGPGQVWTQCHSYAFDYSVWEIWGALLFGGRLVVVPEAVTRSPDDFHALLVAEKVSVLSQTPSAVRVLSPEGLESATLVVAAEPCPAEVVDRWAPGRVMINAYGPTETTVYATISAPLAPGSGAVPIGSPVPGAALFVLDGWLHPVPAGVVGELYVAGTGVGAGYVRRAGLTASRFVACPFGAPGSRMYRTGDLVCWGADGQLQYLGRADEQVKIRGYRIELGEIQAALAGLDGVQQAVVIAREDRPGDKRLVGYITGPADPATARRQLAERLPAYMVPAAVIVLDELPLTLNGKLDNRALPAPEYQDAGGGYRAPATPTEEILAGIYAKVLGLERVGVDDSFFDLGGDSISAMRVIAAINKALDAGLAVRTMFDAPSVRSLSRQLGRHADAAEVVPLEVLKEGTGVPLCCIHDGFGLSWSYRALGEYLDCPIIGINQLPQDGEAEPASVRSMAASYADRLQAVYPDGPYKLLGWSFGGVVAHELAIELQRRGCEVQRLVLLDAAFIANKIITRLSAKRVKVVARNQALVQSQVLEYILRANCIDVPVQSGPLTYVQAEELIHQQDAGDFVLPPRQLLEFMVKSFNASQSYLLQHTPDVFDGDMAIFSAARNGNENALGPRSRWRGPRIRLATRSHLRSWRSHVVGDITERPVDCTHYEMLTARSLALYGQQLKLLLEP